Below is a window of Shinella sp. PSBB067 DNA.
TCAGGTCAGCGCTGCACGAAGGGCGCGGGAATGGAGTTCCCCGCGTCGATCCACACGCTTTTTTCCTGCAGATATTCATCGATGGCCGTGCGGCCGTTCTCCCGGCCGAAGCCGGACTGCTTGTAGCCGCCGAAGGGCGAAAGGTAGCTGGTCGCCCGGTACATGTTCACCCAGACGCTGCCGGCCTCCAGGCGCTCCGGCATTCGGATGGCGCGGCCGAGATCCTGTGTCCAGACACCGGCGGCCAGGCCATAGATGCTGTCGTTGGCGATGGCGATCGCTTCCTCCTCGTCCTCGAAGGGGATGACCGACAGGACCGGGCCGAACACCTCCTCGCGGGCGATGCGCATGGACTGGGCGACGTTGCCGAAGATGGTCGGCTCGACGAACCAGCCGCTTGCGATCGCCGGATCGTCCGGCGCCTTGCCGCCGAGAAGCTGGCTCGCCCCCTCGTTGCGGGCGATGTCGATATAGTCGAGCACCTTCCTTCGCTGGGGCTCGGTCGTGATCGGCCCCACCTGGGTCTCGGGGTCGAGCGGATCGCCGATGCGGGCCGTGCGCGCGAAGGCGACCAGCTTTTCCGTCACCTCGTCATAGACCGACCGCTGGACGAGCGCCCGCGAGCCGGCAATGCAGGTCTGCCCGGTCGCGGCGAAGATGCCGGAGACGAGGCCCGGGACTGCCGCCTCCATTTTGGCGTCGGCGAAGACGATGTTGGCCGACTTCCCGCCGAGCTCGAGCGTCACTTTCTTCAAGCCGCCGGCGGCCGACTGGTAGACGCGCCGTCCGGTCGCATCGCCCCCGGTGAAGGCGACCTTGGCGACGGCCGGATGGGTGACGAGGCGATCGCCGATCTCGCTTCCGAACCCGGTCACGAGATTGACCACGCCCTTGGGAAAGCCCGCCTTCTCGAAGAGCTTCGCGAAGGCGATCGCCGAGACGGAGGAGAATTCCGAAGGCTTCCAGACGACGGTGTTGCCCGCCGCAAGGGCCGGCGCGAGCTTCCAGGTCGCCAGCATGAGCGGCGAATTCC
It encodes the following:
- a CDS encoding aldehyde dehydrogenase, encoding MIARPPLAEEKLEMLIGGRWTAAASGDYFESFDPFTGRPWALVPRAGVADADQAIEAAAEAFRGEWRTMTATARGQLLCRFADFVAEEAETLAVLETRDNGKLINEMRMQCRYIPQWFRFFGGLADKIEGRVIPIDKPGVFNYTRREPLGVVTAITPWNSPLMLATWKLAPALAAGNTVVWKPSEFSSVSAIAFAKLFEKAGFPKGVVNLVTGFGSEIGDRLVTHPAVAKVAFTGGDATGRRVYQSAAGGLKKVTLELGGKSANIVFADAKMEAAVPGLVSGIFAATGQTCIAGSRALVQRSVYDEVTEKLVAFARTARIGDPLDPETQVGPITTEPQRRKVLDYIDIARNEGASQLLGGKAPDDPAIASGWFVEPTIFGNVAQSMRIAREEVFGPVLSVIPFEDEEEAIAIANDSIYGLAAGVWTQDLGRAIRMPERLEAGSVWVNMYRATSYLSPFGGYKQSGFGRENGRTAIDEYLQEKSVWIDAGNSIPAPFVQR